A part of Candidatus Cloacimonadota bacterium genomic DNA contains:
- a CDS encoding type II toxin-antitoxin system VapC family toxin — translation MKYLSDTNTCIRYLNGSSENIKHQFEQHNYNEIALCSIVKAELFYGAFKSANPDKNLARIKEFFRPFYSLAFEDNSSRIYGEIRFTLKKKGTPIGPYDLLIASIALSNQLIVVTHNIREFSRIDNLRIEDWEE, via the coding sequence GTGAAATATTTATCAGATACTAATACCTGTATCCGATATTTAAACGGTTCTTCTGAGAACATAAAACATCAATTTGAACAACACAACTATAACGAAATAGCCTTGTGTTCAATCGTGAAAGCGGAATTGTTTTATGGTGCCTTTAAAAGTGCTAATCCTGACAAAAACTTGGCAAGAATTAAAGAGTTTTTTCGACCTTTTTACTCATTAGCATTTGAAGATAATTCATCAAGAATATACGGTGAGATTCGATTTACTCTTAAAAAAAAGGGAACACCAATCGGTCCTTATGATTTATTAATCGCATCTATTGCTCTATCTAACCAATTGATTGTAGTTACTCATAATATTCGCGAATTTTCTAGAATAGATAATTTGAGGATTGAAGACTGGGAAGAATAA
- a CDS encoding M14 family zinc carboxypeptidase, producing MKRVLLIFVLIAIFFTSQSFAWRKDEMEVKVNLYTEEDYQILYSFRFNGDVYPGFARVYLTPDELEKLKITGLEYEILDADLNRTSSVFWSSMDRTRDAYHTFPEIVSLADSLAGNFPDICEKHIFGYTGEGYELGALKITDNVDINENEAEVMFDGGIHGDEIGCSENVIRFARDLCIGYGSDPTITDLIDNHEIWLYYCVNPYGRIHDIRYNGNGVDLNRDWGYMWDGWGGSWGAYSQAEAKALRNCMYHRQFVV from the coding sequence ATGAAACGAGTCTTATTAATTTTTGTATTGATCGCTATCTTTTTTACTTCACAATCCTTTGCGTGGAGAAAAGATGAGATGGAAGTAAAGGTTAATCTTTATACAGAAGAGGATTACCAAATATTATATTCTTTTAGATTCAATGGTGATGTTTATCCTGGGTTTGCAAGAGTATATTTAACTCCAGATGAATTAGAGAAGTTAAAAATCACAGGTTTAGAATATGAGATATTAGATGCAGATTTAAATAGAACCTCAAGTGTATTTTGGTCAAGTATGGATAGAACCCGAGATGCTTATCATACTTTTCCCGAGATAGTTTCATTAGCAGATAGTCTTGCAGGAAATTTCCCTGATATTTGTGAGAAGCACATTTTTGGCTATACAGGTGAAGGATATGAACTTGGAGCCCTCAAAATAACTGATAATGTTGATATAAATGAGAATGAAGCAGAAGTTATGTTTGATGGTGGAATTCACGGTGATGAGATTGGTTGTTCTGAGAATGTAATTAGATTTGCGCGAGACCTTTGCATTGGTTATGGCAGCGACCCTACAATTACAGACCTGATTGATAATCATGAGATTTGGTTATATTATTGCGTCAACCCTTATGGTCGTATTCACGATATTAGATATAATGGGAACGGCGTTGATCTAAATAGGGATTGGGGTTATATGTGGGATGGTTGGGGAGGCAGTTGGGGAGCTTACTCACAAGCAGAAGCAAAAGCCCTTCGTAATTGTATGTATCATAGACAATTCGTAGTTCA
- a CDS encoding AMP-binding protein produces the protein MDDLKKLTLKSLLNYSAKKYSDKPALSFVSGTPISYSELRESVQELSKFLHHHGIIVGDKVAILSENNPNWGIAYFAITTMGAIAVPILPDFHVTEVHHILRHSNCKAIFVSEKYYEKIEDFRSDTLSSIILINDFSLIPLETSKVVLKKLILEGSKEIAKIKEAALRLTKIISPEVQEDDIAVIIYTSGTTGHSKGVVLTHKNIVFDAIATLKIQNITTDDRLLSILPLPHTYECTIGFIVPLIRGACIYYLEKPPTARVLLPAMQKIKPTMILTVPLIIEKIFKTKISPNFTHNTIIRKLYHFPPIRKILHKLAGKKLMKSFGGKLRFFGIGGALLSPEVEKFLREAKFPYAIGYGLTETSPLIAGSSAEMTKYRSTGYVIPGVEVQIINQNKQTGEGEIVVKGDNVMKEYYKDPEGTANVFTKDGWFKTGDLGLLKRNKYLYIKGRLKNIIVGPSGENIYPEEIESAINECNYVFESLVFQKQEKLMVRVYLNYEEIDREFAHHKFTETQLKKKISEILNNIRTDVNAKVSSFSKIYNIIEQQEPFKKTPTQKIKRYLYV, from the coding sequence ATGGATGACTTAAAAAAATTAACTTTAAAATCTTTACTTAACTATAGTGCAAAGAAATACTCTGATAAACCTGCATTGTCTTTTGTATCGGGAACTCCAATATCTTATTCTGAATTACGAGAAAGTGTTCAGGAACTATCAAAGTTTTTGCATCATCATGGAATAATTGTTGGTGATAAGGTAGCAATACTAAGTGAAAACAATCCGAATTGGGGAATAGCATATTTTGCTATAACTACAATGGGAGCAATTGCAGTTCCTATACTTCCAGATTTTCATGTTACCGAAGTTCATCACATACTGAGACATTCAAATTGTAAAGCAATCTTCGTTTCGGAAAAATATTATGAAAAAATCGAGGACTTCAGAAGTGATACACTTTCGTCAATCATCTTAATAAATGATTTCAGTCTTATACCACTTGAGACATCAAAAGTAGTTCTAAAAAAATTAATACTTGAAGGAAGTAAAGAAATTGCAAAGATAAAAGAAGCAGCATTACGGTTAACAAAAATCATATCTCCAGAAGTGCAAGAGGATGACATTGCTGTTATTATTTATACATCTGGAACTACAGGTCATTCAAAGGGGGTTGTTCTAACTCACAAAAACATTGTTTTTGATGCGATTGCAACTCTTAAAATTCAAAATATCACAACTGATGACCGTTTACTCTCTATCCTTCCTTTACCTCATACTTATGAGTGCACTATTGGTTTTATAGTTCCACTTATACGAGGAGCTTGTATTTATTATCTGGAAAAACCACCAACAGCAAGAGTCCTTTTGCCAGCGATGCAAAAAATAAAACCAACTATGATATTAACCGTTCCTCTTATTATTGAAAAAATATTTAAAACAAAAATATCACCAAATTTTACTCATAATACAATTATTAGAAAACTATATCACTTCCCACCAATAAGAAAAATATTACATAAATTAGCCGGCAAGAAGCTAATGAAATCTTTTGGAGGAAAGTTAAGATTTTTCGGTATAGGCGGAGCTTTATTATCACCAGAAGTAGAAAAATTCCTTAGAGAAGCAAAATTTCCGTATGCAATTGGATATGGTCTTACAGAGACATCGCCTTTAATAGCAGGTTCAAGTGCAGAAATGACAAAATATCGTTCAACTGGCTATGTGATACCAGGTGTTGAGGTACAAATCATTAATCAAAATAAGCAAACAGGAGAAGGTGAAATTGTTGTAAAAGGCGATAATGTAATGAAGGAATACTACAAAGACCCCGAAGGAACCGCAAATGTATTCACAAAGGATGGTTGGTTTAAAACAGGTGATTTGGGTTTATTGAAAAGGAATAAATACCTTTATATAAAAGGTCGTTTAAAAAATATCATTGTTGGCCCAAGCGGAGAAAATATATATCCAGAAGAAATTGAATCAGCAATTAATGAATGTAATTATGTATTTGAATCCCTCGTTTTTCAAAAGCAAGAAAAACTTATGGTTCGGGTTTACCTTAATTACGAAGAAATTGACCGCGAATTCGCACATCACAAATTCACAGAGACACAATTAAAAAAGAAAATTTCTGAAATCCTCAATAATATTAGAACTGATGTAAATGCAAAAGTTTCAAGTTTTTCAAAAATTTATAATATTATAGAACAACAAGAACCTTTCAAAAAAACTCCTACACAAAAAATCAAAAGATATCTCTATGTCTAA